Part of the Scrofimicrobium sp. R131 genome is shown below.
ATCCTCGAAGAAGTAGTCCACTACATCGAGGTAGAAGTCGAGCTTACCTGCTGAGACCTTGTTCCACTTAATCTCGAAGTCACGGGGTAATCCATGCTCTTCGCGAAGCTCAACCAGCCGATGAGAGATGTCCTTCGTGAGCGCGACCGGTGAGACAACTGCTCCGAGCACCATGAACGGCTTGCCGTCGTTGGGACGATGGGTGCTCTCATCGCAATAGACGTTGATGTCACCATTCACCATTCTCACCTCACTTTCAGGTACCTTGCCAATTCTATCGCCGCGCCCAATATCCTGCGGACACCTCGGAGTTGCTTGCCGCTGCCAAGTTTGTGCGTGCTCCAAGTGCTCTCACGAGAAAGGCTTAACTTTTCGTTTGCTCGTGGCCTCGCCTCAGAGAGCTTTGCACGCAATCCGGCATCACTGACGTTGGCTCTATAGAAGGAGCCAGCCATGACCAAAGAACTACGGGTGTTCGATAATCACGATTTCAGCAACAACCGTACTCACCGATGGTGGGCGGAGGCTGTTTTGCGGAAAGGATGCCGCCACTACGTTCGATTTTGAGGACCCAACCAAGGTTCTCGAACACTGTTGTCGTGGGGTGGCAGAACACCACATCATCGTCGATGCGCTAGGTCGTACCCAAGATACGCGTATCATCACCGAAGTCTATCTCTACCAATCGGTCGCATCCTCGAAGCTGGCTGTGGCGGAACGTCTAGAATCGTGGGTGTTCGATAGGGCGTCGGCGTCAATTCGTCGCCACGGCATTTGCGCGATCGCCGAGCCGCTGAAGTACGCCAATTTCCTCGAAGAAGCGATCCACACACTGCGCCGAGTGGCCGGCTCGTCTCGCTGCCGAAAAGACTATGCTCAATATTGCTCCGTAGATCTCATACTTCGACCTGGCGCTAAGGTCGTCGCCGCTATTGGCCACGACAGAGTAGGTA
Proteins encoded:
- a CDS encoding Bro-N domain-containing protein yields the protein MSATTVLTDGGRRLFCGKDAATTFDFEDPTKVLEHCCRGVAEHHIIVDALGRTQDTRIITEVYLYQSVASSKLAVAERLESWVFDRASASIRRHGICAIAEPLKYANFLEEAIHTLRRVAGSSRCRKDYAQYCSVDLILRPGAKVVAAIGHDRVGTW